Genomic window (Verrucomicrobiia bacterium):
ACCAGAGTTTGAAACTGCCTTTTCCGCGCCGCATCCCATTCCACAAAGCCGCCTTGCCCCTTCCACGTTTGTTCCGCAATTCCCACAAGAAAGCGTTCCTGCGATACAAATGCCTCCGTAATGAGCCCCTGCTCTTCGCCCGCGCGCTGAATCGCTGAAAAGTTTACGTGGGCAGTAATGTCCTGTTCGCCCGGCTGGTTGAGAACATTTTCGCTCACCCTGTGTTTGGAGTACGCCCGCAGCGTGCCGC
Coding sequences:
- a CDS encoding SAM-dependent methyltransferase encodes the protein GTLRAYSKHRVSENVLNQPGEQDITAHVNFSAIQRAGEEQGLITEAFVSQERFLVGIAEQTWKGQGGFVEWDAARKRQFQTLVHPQHLGRAFRVLVQRRVPSQAPGSVPGAPSS